Proteins co-encoded in one Capnocytophaga ochracea DSM 7271 genomic window:
- a CDS encoding PepSY domain-containing protein, with amino-acid sequence MRKLHLIFSLIAGVFILLGALTGGILAGESVYNQTLPYKSAAFESTTLAQTIAVLKEKNIDALKLSIDHNHFVQIETAEGKKLFIHPQSGEVIKGNYKPSKFIQFVKTLHRSFYMGKTGRVIMGLTALCLCVVALSGIWLIARKQQRWSRFFYKLPQEKFYNHYHSTLGRWALVPIFIISLTGVYMMLETVKVFPKFKTEHNYDVSTLQETPAKPAKDFSVFQVPLAEVRQVEFPAFEDVEEVYKVDFIDKNIVVNQFTGEVISTSTSPYKGLAYLVRTLHVGKGHCLWATVLLLSCVALLFFLYSGFAMTLRKRKKGINNPFDKSECEYIVLVGTEGGTTHKFAILFHNELLRLGKRSYLTDMNAYTRFAKAEQLIVFTCTYGDGEAPINATHFAQLWAKYPPAQPLAYSVLGFGSDAYPDFCKYAKKVDQLLSATAQAECALPLHTVNDQDFGQFKAWATAWAMAQKLFLALPDDFKVQPQRKPLSFTVTEKTPVMDDDIFLIALRPSQKSSFVSGDLLGITPEDGRERLYSVAKYQGDVWLSVKLHSQGVVSNLLNNLQIGDTLQAALVANKHFHFPKKAPQVVCIANGSGMAPFIGMIAENTQKKPITLIWGCRREASLEIYRPYIEQFTREGKIANYWQALSREGDKFYVQDILQREASFFAELLKNKGIIMICGSVAMEKAVTEVLETICREHLEKPLSYYQNKGQIKSDCY; translated from the coding sequence ATGCGTAAACTTCATTTAATATTTTCCCTGATAGCAGGGGTATTCATACTGCTGGGGGCTCTCACGGGGGGTATCCTAGCTGGTGAATCGGTGTATAACCAGACGTTGCCTTACAAAAGTGCAGCGTTTGAAAGCACTACCCTTGCCCAAACAATTGCCGTTTTGAAGGAAAAGAATATAGATGCCCTTAAACTCTCTATCGACCACAATCACTTTGTGCAAATAGAGACAGCTGAGGGTAAAAAACTCTTTATCCATCCGCAATCGGGGGAGGTTATCAAAGGGAATTACAAACCCTCGAAGTTTATACAGTTCGTCAAAACGTTACACCGCTCGTTCTATATGGGCAAAACGGGACGGGTGATTATGGGGCTTACAGCCTTGTGTTTGTGTGTAGTAGCGTTGTCGGGTATATGGCTCATCGCCCGCAAACAGCAACGCTGGAGCAGGTTTTTCTACAAACTTCCGCAAGAAAAATTCTACAATCATTACCACAGTACTCTGGGGCGATGGGCGCTCGTGCCTATCTTTATCATCTCCCTTACAGGAGTGTATATGATGCTCGAAACGGTGAAAGTATTTCCTAAGTTCAAAACCGAACACAATTACGATGTTAGCACACTACAAGAAACGCCCGCAAAACCCGCTAAAGACTTCTCCGTTTTCCAAGTGCCTCTCGCCGAAGTGCGCCAAGTAGAATTTCCTGCTTTTGAAGATGTAGAAGAGGTCTATAAAGTAGATTTCATCGATAAAAATATAGTAGTCAATCAGTTTACGGGCGAGGTGATTAGCACCTCCACCTCTCCTTATAAAGGCTTGGCGTATTTGGTGCGCACCCTGCACGTCGGCAAAGGGCATTGCCTCTGGGCGACCGTGTTGTTGCTCTCGTGTGTGGCGCTGTTGTTCTTCCTTTACTCTGGCTTTGCAATGACCCTCAGAAAACGAAAGAAAGGCATCAACAATCCGTTTGATAAAAGCGAATGTGAATATATTGTGTTAGTAGGCACCGAAGGAGGCACCACCCACAAATTTGCTATCCTTTTTCATAACGAACTCCTCCGTTTGGGCAAACGTTCCTACCTCACCGATATGAATGCCTATACTCGTTTTGCTAAAGCAGAGCAACTCATCGTATTTACTTGCACTTATGGCGATGGTGAGGCGCCTATCAATGCGACTCACTTTGCGCAACTATGGGCGAAATATCCCCCCGCACAACCTTTGGCGTATAGCGTACTCGGTTTTGGCTCTGATGCTTACCCCGATTTCTGCAAATATGCCAAAAAAGTAGACCAACTTTTGTCGGCTACTGCACAAGCAGAATGTGCGCTGCCTTTGCATACCGTAAATGACCAAGATTTCGGTCAGTTTAAAGCGTGGGCAACGGCTTGGGCTATGGCACAAAAGCTCTTTTTGGCTTTGCCTGATGATTTCAAAGTACAGCCTCAGCGCAAACCGCTCTCTTTTACGGTAACAGAGAAAACGCCCGTAATGGACGACGATATTTTCCTAATAGCGCTACGCCCGTCCCAAAAAAGTAGTTTTGTATCTGGCGACCTCTTGGGCATTACCCCTGAAGATGGACGCGAACGACTCTATTCGGTTGCCAAATACCAAGGAGATGTGTGGTTGAGCGTAAAGCTACACTCACAAGGGGTGGTATCTAACCTGCTGAACAATTTGCAAATAGGCGATACATTGCAAGCTGCTTTGGTAGCCAACAAACACTTCCATTTTCCTAAAAAAGCACCTCAAGTGGTCTGTATTGCCAATGGTTCGGGGATGGCGCCCTTTATAGGAATGATAGCCGAAAATACCCAAAAGAAACCTATCACCCTGATATGGGGTTGTCGCCGTGAAGCCTCTTTAGAAATATATCGCCCTTATATAGAACAGTTTACTCGAGAAGGAAAGATAGCCAACTATTGGCAAGCTCTCTCACGTGAAGGGGATAAATTCTACGTGCAAGACATCTTGCAAAGAGAAGCCTCTTTCTTTGCAGAACTCCTTAAAAACAAAGGGATTATAATGATATGCGGGTCAGTAGCGATGGAGAAAGCAGTAACCGAAGTTTTGGAGACAATTTGTAGAGAACATTTAGAAAAACCGTTGAGCTACTACCAAAACAAAGGACAAATAAAATCTGACTGTTATTAA
- a CDS encoding CNNM metal transporter family protein, translated as MTTHSLHITLTTSIEEVQLLFEAHSLSALTVCEGDIFIGVLRKEAVEGATKEASVVDYQYALEHYFIPLSGTWDAIIEAFASYHTDMLPVINENQQFIGYYYLGDFIQQLTKTPFIQEAGRVLILEKSAHNYSFTEISRIVEENGGKVLGLYLSNRTENNVHITLKLITNRLSEILQHLRRYGYGILTEKDDDHYRQELKDIADYFEKYLDLDNR; from the coding sequence ATGACAACACATTCTTTACATATTACGCTTACAACTTCCATAGAAGAGGTACAGTTACTTTTTGAAGCACACTCTCTTTCGGCTCTAACTGTGTGTGAGGGAGATATTTTTATAGGGGTACTCCGCAAAGAAGCGGTGGAAGGTGCAACTAAGGAAGCTTCAGTAGTCGATTATCAGTATGCTCTTGAACACTATTTTATACCTCTTAGCGGTACGTGGGATGCCATAATAGAGGCTTTCGCTTCCTATCACACCGATATGCTCCCTGTAATAAATGAGAATCAGCAATTTATAGGTTATTACTACTTGGGAGACTTTATACAACAACTCACCAAAACGCCTTTTATACAAGAAGCGGGTCGGGTACTCATCTTAGAGAAAAGTGCTCACAATTATTCTTTTACTGAAATCAGTAGGATAGTGGAAGAAAATGGAGGTAAGGTATTGGGGCTTTATCTCTCTAATCGCACGGAAAACAATGTGCATATCACCCTAAAACTCATCACCAACCGACTCTCGGAAATACTACAACACCTCCGTCGTTATGGCTATGGTATCCTTACCGAGAAAGACGACGATCACTACCGCCAAGAACTCAAGGACATCGCTGATTACTTTGAAAAATACTTAGACTTAGACAATAGGTAA